From one Planktothrix agardhii NIES-204 genomic stretch:
- a CDS encoding beta-lactamase-like protein produces the protein MQIERIPVLCDNYIFLLHDPDRKIAAVVDPAESDPVLQHLQRLDAELVAIFNTHHHSDHVGGNTQLIKEYPHLTVYGGEEDRGRIPGQMVFLKPGDQVQFGDQIGQVLFVPGHTKAHIAYYFPPQYPYQPGDLFCGDTLFAGGCGRLFEGTPQQMLISLNQFRNLPETTRVWCAHEYTLNNLKFALTVDADNQDLQDRFQEVTVARSQNQATIPSNIGLEKRTNPFLRWDIPSLQMAVNSHDPVQTFARLRGMKDQF, from the coding sequence ATGCAAATTGAACGAATTCCAGTCCTCTGTGATAACTATATTTTTTTACTGCATGATCCTGATCGGAAAATTGCCGCCGTTGTTGACCCCGCAGAATCCGATCCCGTTTTACAGCATTTACAGAGATTAGACGCCGAATTAGTGGCAATTTTTAACACTCACCATCATAGCGATCATGTTGGGGGAAATACTCAACTAATTAAAGAATATCCCCATCTTACCGTTTATGGAGGTGAAGAAGATCGAGGCAGAATCCCCGGTCAAATGGTATTTTTAAAACCAGGTGATCAAGTTCAATTCGGCGATCAAATCGGGCAGGTTTTATTTGTTCCCGGTCATACAAAAGCCCATATTGCCTATTATTTTCCGCCCCAATATCCCTATCAACCGGGGGATTTATTCTGCGGGGATACCCTATTTGCCGGGGGCTGTGGCCGTTTATTTGAAGGTACTCCCCAACAAATGTTGATATCTTTAAATCAATTCCGAAATCTCCCAGAAACTACTAGGGTTTGGTGTGCCCACGAATATACTCTTAATAACCTAAAATTTGCCTTAACGGTTGATGCTGATAATCAAGATTTACAGGATCGTTTTCAAGAAGTTACGGTAGCCCGCAGTCAAAATCAAGCCACAATTCCCTCCAATATTGGCTTAGAAAAACGCACTAATCCTTTTTTGCGTTGGGATATTCCCAGTCTACAAATGGCGGTGAATAGCCATGATCCCGTTCAAACCTTTGCTCGTTTACGGGGAATGAAGGATCAATTTTAA
- a CDS encoding ribosomal protein L9, with amino-acid sequence MAKRTQVVLTKDVIKLGKNGDLVEVAPGYARNYLIPQSIAVRATPGILRQVERRREEERQRQLELKQQAEGQKKALEAVGVFKIAKQVGEENAIFGTVTEKELAELIQQATGQEVDRREITLPSISKLGTYKANIKLHSDVTADVEVEVVSL; translated from the coding sequence ATGGCAAAGCGGACTCAAGTGGTTCTGACCAAAGATGTGATTAAATTGGGAAAAAATGGGGATCTCGTAGAAGTCGCCCCGGGTTATGCTCGTAACTATTTGATCCCTCAGAGTATAGCAGTTCGGGCTACCCCTGGCATTCTCAGACAGGTAGAACGGCGTCGGGAAGAAGAACGTCAACGTCAACTAGAACTGAAACAACAGGCTGAAGGTCAGAAAAAAGCCCTGGAAGCGGTGGGTGTGTTCAAAATTGCCAAACAAGTTGGGGAAGAAAACGCAATTTTTGGTACTGTTACCGAAAAAGAATTAGCAGAATTGATTCAACAAGCAACGGGTCAAGAAGTTGATCGTCGGGAAATTACTCTCCCCAGTATCAGTAAATTAGGAACCTATAAAGCCAATATTAAGTTACATTCTGACGTGACGGCTGATGTGGAAGTTGAAGTGGTTTCTCTGTAA
- a CDS encoding WD-40 repeat protein has translation MKIKRLNYSSNFLGKNSDLVASPGKDLRTNDHVVVLWTLNGEVKQTFRGHSDTVNNVSFSPDQKMIASASDDKTVKIWDLEGKKINTIVHPSAVWTVVFSPNNQFMKNLISKNKNKNKP, from the coding sequence GTGAAGATAAAACGATTAAATTATAGTAGTAATTTTTTGGGTAAAAATAGTGATTTAGTTGCTTCTCCTGGCAAAGATTTAAGAACCAATGATCATGTTGTTGTATTATGGACTTTAAATGGAGAAGTAAAACAGACGTTTAGGGGTCATAGTGATACGGTTAATAATGTCAGTTTTAGTCCTGACCAAAAAATGATTGCATCAGCCAGCGACGATAAAACAGTAAAAATTTGGGATTTAGAAGGTAAGAAAATTAATACTATTGTTCATCCATCGGCTGTTTGGACTGTGGTTTTTAGCCCTAATAATCAGTTTATGAAGAACCTTATTTCAAAGAACAAGAATAAAAATAAGCCCTGA
- a CDS encoding WD-40 repeat protein: MKAIQANNQNSLKTLNRIFTRFNHDFSLILAHCNYRMVREKFIKQLEEQHSNLIKNIVIDADVTNLYNTLVKAIETEENPPIALIISGLESNEQLEILIKIMNQMREEFRRKFEFPLVLWVTDSLLQSLIRLAPDFHSWSTSVSFEISTEDLLQFIKQMTEQVSVKVLDSGAGIFLANSSFNLEFGSPLRLELESARQELQKRGEPLDIELEAGLEFILGRISDHFNPVALQHYERSLQLWKQTNHLIRHSQLLFYVGFWWHSYGILHRFQKESAYHQAKTYYTQSIEGFKQADRWDLVAKFINALADILFGLKQWQELETVAKESIHYNRTYGYPFREARAYHFLAEVSLAQNSPSEARNLAEKAQNLLIKTCSTYQAKTSEQQSILDWETSYHQGWYLFTLAHAYQQLNQQQEAINILEKAKARTKPHYDPDLYIKILQLLQDLYFQKGEYLMAYEIKQKRREIEQQFRLRAFIGAGRLGHIQSITNPGLPPVNYPKIINPEISASGRLSVVNWLCERIRRNDCRLTVIYGQSGVGKSSILQAGFIPELQKNTIETRYCIPVLLQVYTNFSREFSRALAKGIREFKNIELDSSIFNNQEIILEEIRALVNQNFWVIIIFDQFEEFFFACKDNQQRQTCYKFIKDCLDIPYVKIVLSLREDYLHYLLECSRQGYLESIGNNILDKNILSYIGNFTREEAKSVIQSLTERTQCVLEPALIEKLVEDLAEDLGEIRPIELQVVSSQLQAQNINTLQQYQQAGQKKQLVEDYLDEVIQDCGLSNKSLAELVLYLLTDENNTRPLKTRADLVRGIKEITNHFDNINQNLDTVLKIFVLSGLVFLLPEIPVERYQLVHDYLVGLIRQNRGSVILEQLEIETKKRQQAEAKNKELWQLFARSTIIGGGMALLLTLALGFLRISEVKNKQVNLALENTKYTALTTENNQLEALLTLVTAGKLLSHQTPKSAIEQETQSKLSIAVQVIQEENILDGHDKNNVLSVSISPDNQLIASASEDKTIKL; the protein is encoded by the coding sequence ATGAAAGCAATACAAGCAAATAACCAAAATTCTTTAAAAACTTTAAATCGAATTTTCACCAGATTTAATCACGATTTTTCTCTGATTTTAGCCCATTGTAATTATAGAATGGTTAGAGAAAAATTTATTAAACAATTAGAAGAACAACATTCTAACTTAATTAAAAATATTGTCATAGATGCCGATGTTACTAATCTTTATAATACATTGGTTAAAGCCATTGAAACAGAAGAAAATCCCCCGATAGCTTTAATCATATCCGGTTTGGAGTCTAACGAACAACTGGAAATTTTGATTAAAATTATGAATCAAATGCGAGAGGAATTTCGCCGGAAATTTGAATTTCCTTTGGTATTGTGGGTTACAGATTCTCTCTTACAATCTTTAATTCGCTTGGCTCCTGATTTCCATAGTTGGTCAACCTCAGTTTCTTTTGAAATTAGTACGGAGGATTTATTACAGTTTATCAAACAAATGACAGAGCAAGTTTCTGTTAAAGTATTAGATAGTGGTGCTGGTATTTTTTTGGCGAATTCTTCTTTTAATTTAGAGTTTGGTTCACCTTTAAGATTAGAATTAGAATCGGCTCGCCAAGAGTTACAGAAGCGGGGAGAACCCTTAGATATTGAACTAGAGGCTGGTTTAGAGTTTATATTGGGTCGAATTTCTGATCATTTTAATCCAGTTGCTTTACAACATTATGAACGAAGTTTGCAGCTTTGGAAACAAACTAATCATTTAATTCGCCATAGTCAGTTATTATTTTATGTTGGATTTTGGTGGCACAGTTACGGAATTTTACATCGATTTCAAAAAGAATCTGCTTATCATCAAGCTAAAACCTATTATACTCAATCTATCGAAGGGTTTAAACAAGCTGACCGTTGGGATTTAGTGGCTAAATTTATTAATGCTTTAGCTGATATTTTATTTGGATTAAAACAATGGCAAGAATTAGAAACCGTTGCTAAAGAATCGATTCATTATAATCGGACTTACGGTTATCCCTTCCGAGAAGCTCGGGCTTATCATTTTTTGGCAGAAGTTTCTTTGGCTCAAAATTCTCCCTCAGAAGCCAGAAATTTAGCAGAAAAAGCTCAAAATTTGTTAATTAAAACCTGCTCCACTTATCAGGCTAAAACATCAGAGCAACAGTCGATTTTAGACTGGGAAACCTCCTATCATCAAGGATGGTATTTATTTACCCTAGCTCACGCCTATCAACAATTGAATCAACAGCAAGAAGCGATTAATATTCTGGAAAAAGCCAAAGCTCGAACTAAACCTCACTATGACCCAGACCTCTATATTAAAATTTTACAACTTTTACAGGATTTATATTTCCAAAAAGGCGAATATTTAATGGCTTATGAAATCAAACAAAAACGTCGGGAAATTGAACAACAATTTAGATTAAGAGCGTTTATCGGAGCCGGAAGACTCGGACATATTCAAAGCATTACTAACCCCGGTTTACCCCCAGTTAACTACCCCAAAATTATTAATCCCGAAATTAGTGCTTCCGGTCGTTTATCCGTGGTAAATTGGCTGTGTGAACGCATTAGAAGAAATGATTGTCGATTAACAGTGATTTATGGACAGTCTGGAGTGGGTAAAAGTTCGATTTTGCAAGCGGGATTTATTCCAGAATTACAAAAAAATACGATTGAAACTCGTTACTGTATCCCAGTATTACTGCAAGTTTATACCAATTTTAGTCGGGAATTTTCTCGGGCTTTAGCCAAGGGAATTAGGGAGTTTAAAAATATTGAGTTAGATTCTTCTATTTTCAATAATCAAGAGATAATTTTAGAGGAAATTAGAGCTTTAGTCAATCAAAATTTCTGGGTGATTATTATCTTTGACCAATTTGAAGAATTTTTCTTTGCTTGCAAAGATAATCAACAGCGACAAACCTGTTATAAATTCATCAAAGATTGCTTAGATATTCCCTATGTAAAAATTGTTTTATCCTTACGAGAAGATTACTTACACTATTTATTAGAATGTAGTCGTCAAGGCTATTTAGAAAGTATTGGGAATAATATTTTAGATAAAAACATTCTATCATATATTGGGAACTTTACACGAGAAGAAGCTAAATCTGTGATTCAAAGTTTAACAGAAAGAACTCAATGTGTCCTTGAACCTGCTCTAATTGAAAAATTAGTTGAAGATTTAGCTGAAGATTTAGGAGAAATTCGACCAATAGAATTACAAGTTGTGAGTTCTCAGTTGCAGGCTCAAAACATTAACACATTACAACAATATCAACAAGCGGGACAAAAGAAACAGTTAGTTGAAGACTATTTAGATGAAGTGATTCAAGATTGTGGTTTAAGTAATAAAAGTTTAGCGGAGTTAGTGCTTTATTTACTAACGGATGAAAATAATACTCGTCCTTTAAAAACTCGCGCTGATTTAGTCCGAGGAATCAAAGAAATAACCAACCATTTTGACAATATTAATCAAAATTTGGATACGGTTCTGAAGATTTTTGTCCTCTCTGGTTTAGTTTTTCTTTTACCTGAAATTCCGGTGGAACGGTATCAACTGGTACATGATTATTTAGTCGGTTTAATTCGTCAAAATCGTGGTTCTGTAATTTTAGAACAGTTGGAGATAGAAACCAAAAAACGCCAACAAGCAGAAGCCAAAAATAAAGAACTTTGGCAACTTTTTGCCCGTTCGACGATAATTGGTGGTGGAATGGCACTTTTATTAACCTTAGCATTAGGATTTTTAAGAATTTCAGAAGTTAAAAATAAACAAGTTAACTTAGCTTTAGAAAATACTAAATACACAGCTTTAACCACAGAAAATAATCAGCTTGAAGCCTTATTAACCTTAGTCACCGCCGGAAAGTTGTTATCTCATCAAACCCCTAAATCTGCCATTGAGCAAGAAACTCAGAGCAAATTAAGTATTGCTGTTCAAGTGATTCAAGAGGAAAATATTTTAGATGGACATGACAAAAATAATGTTTTAAGTGTGAGTATTAGTCCTGATAATCAACTGATTGCTTCTGCAAGTGAAGATAAAACGATTAAATTATAG
- the ctaE gene encoding cytochrome c oxidase subunit III gives MQGSAINDSQTVLGYAQEATVSGHEHEEHPDLRMLGVVVFLVAESMIFLGLFSAYLIYRAMSPVWPPEGTERELLLPAINTVVLISSSFVMNQGAIAIKKNDSAGLRNWFIATAIMGLAFLAGQAYEYSQLEFGLTTNLYASCFYVLTGFHGLHVTFGVVLILAVLWRGRNTDHYSKESHFGPEAAELYWHFVDVVWIILFILLYLL, from the coding sequence ATGCAAGGTTCAGCCATTAACGATTCTCAAACTGTTCTGGGATATGCACAGGAGGCAACTGTCTCTGGACATGAACACGAAGAACATCCCGATTTGCGAATGTTGGGGGTGGTGGTCTTCCTGGTGGCGGAAAGTATGATCTTTTTGGGGTTATTTTCTGCCTATTTAATTTATCGAGCCATGTCCCCGGTTTGGCCCCCTGAAGGAACAGAACGAGAATTACTACTACCAGCGATTAACACTGTGGTTCTGATTTCTAGTAGTTTTGTCATGAACCAAGGGGCAATTGCTATTAAGAAAAATGACTCTGCGGGGTTGCGAAATTGGTTTATTGCTACAGCAATTATGGGGTTAGCCTTTTTAGCAGGTCAAGCCTACGAATACAGCCAGTTAGAGTTTGGATTAACCACCAATTTATACGCCAGTTGCTTCTATGTTTTAACCGGGTTTCACGGTTTGCACGTGACCTTTGGAGTGGTATTAATTTTAGCGGTTCTCTGGCGCGGGCGCAATACTGACCATTATAGCAAAGAGTCCCATTTTGGCCCAGAAGCGGCTGAATTATATTGGCACTTCGTTGATGTAGTTTGGATTATTCTGTTCATTTTGCTGTATTTGTTGTAA